ACACTTGTCTCAGTTGAACGTACCAACAAGATTCGCATTGAAAAGGTTAGTAATGGTACTGGCAATGTTGTCTTAGGTGAATACAATTCAACAACCGATGGTGCTTCTTGTACGCTTAAAGATAGCACAGGTTTGTCTAAAGTTGCAACGACAGGTGCTGATATTGGTAGTTTCAGTTTAACCAATGCAAGAGTAGCAGCAGGGTTAGTAACCTTGTCTTGTACAGGCGGTGAATATACGGATGAAGCAACTAGTGTGGTTATTAATCCTGCACCATCAATTCGTGCAGCAGCTATCTATTCACGCACAGGTGTTGTTCAAATTTTAGCATCACCGCTATCAGAAGTGGCTTATCAGTTAGCAGGCGGCACTGCTATTACGCCTAGTATATCAGCCCCCTCCTTAACAAGTGAAATTAAGGCTAAAAACTAAATGATTGCGACTCAATTTAGTATGCCAGGTGTTAAGTTTGTTGGTGTGATTCCAATTGATCTTAACAAAAAGCCAGCAAGAAGCGATAATGAAGGCAAGTTTGGTGTTTTAAATGTTGAAGTTGCCAAACGCACCAGTGCAGAAGTAGATAGCAGCACCAAAATTCAAACAATTGTTGATGGTTTTGCAAGTGTGACACAATCCACCCTTACTGCCAATCCAAGTGAAGCCGATGCAAATGGGTTTACAACCTCAACCATTACCTTTCAAGCCAAAGATGCTCATGGCAACGACATAACCACAGGTGGTTTAATAGTTACAATGAGTTTTGGCGGCGCTCGGTTGAATTGTGTTGTTAGTAATAGTGTGGTTGATACTGTAACTATTAATTTTATCGGAATTCCAAGCGCATTTTGCTCCGCTATGACTGCTAGTCCAGTTTCAATACTTGCAGGAGGCTCTTCAACCATTACCATACAAGTCAAAGACAGTGGTGGAGAAAAAATAACCACAGGTGGTGCAAAGGTTACAATGACTTCGGGAAGCGATTCAAGTATTAGCACTGTGGTTGATAATAATAATGGCACTTATGCTGCAACTCTTACTGAAGAATTTCCTCCCTTACCACCAGGGATAGGTTATGGAGATCCTTATCATTATGTGACAGGGTTATATTGATGGTGTAGAACTTTCCACGTTACCAGTTCGGGTAACGGTTACATTTTAATAGTATAAATATTATAATTTCGGCATACATAATTTAGTCTAGCTGTGCTAAGGACTAGCATAAAAGTATAACTGATGACGCTTAAATAGCAGAAACTAGGTGAGTTTTTTTATGTGCTGTGATACTTTCACTTGGTCTTATACAATGATGAAGAAGTAAAGATATAAACTGGACGAGAGGTGAATATAAAAATGAATTTTTAATGTTTAAAAGTATATTGAGTTAACTCAATATTTTTATTCAAAAAGAAACAAACCTAGCCTGTTCTTAGAATGGGCAAAGCTAGTTTTTGAGATGTTAGAATTTTAAATATTTAGAAACAAACCCTTGTGCTTTTTTGGACTCAAATTCTGTTTCTATCTCCATAGACTTGTCTTAAGACAATAACCACCTTGGTATTAGCGGATTTTCACTGCTGCCGCAAACTTTGCCTAAATTGTTTGGGTGAAATATTTTGACAAAGTCAGGATTGTCTAAATCATTGATATAAACAATACCTTTCTTGGTGTTCGTTTTTGATGACTTTTTTAATGTCATTTAATGCGTCAATAAATTCACTGGCATGAGTAACTACTTATGGCGCGACTTTTAAGGTGTCGTATAGATACCAATCGTTTGGATTGCTATTAAGCTTGTCAAATAGTGCGTAGCAATCATTCCCCCATTGCATGATGTCAATAAACCTGCCTTTAAGCCGCTCTATATAATCCATGTTTGCTTATTTAGTGCTATTCAATGGTAATACTTGGGAAAGCACTGGTTGCACGAGATTGTTGGGTTAGTTTGGCACTGACTTTTTTAGCAATTTCTTTATAAATCTCAGCTATTCTGCCTTCTGGATTTTTGGCAACGGTTGGCGTGCCTTCGTCACCGTCAGTTCGAATGTCCATTTCTAAAGGGAGTGCGCCTAAAAACTCAACACCTGTATCAGCAGCCATGGTTTCGCCACCACCTGTGCCAAAAATAGCCTCTTCGTGTCCACACTTAGAGCAAATATGTAACGACATATTTTCAACAATACCCAAAATAGGAATGTTAACTTTTTCAAACATTTTTAAGCCTTTTTTAGCATCAATTAGTGCAATGTCTTGTGGGGTTGTTACAATCACAGAACCACTGACTGGGATTTTTTGTGACAGTGTTAGTTGTGTATCGCCTGTGCCTGGTGGCAAGTCAATGATCATATAATCAATACCACGCCACAAGGTGTCTCTTAGCATTTGCTCTAAAGCTTGAGTTACCATAGGGCCACGCCAAATCATAGGATTGTCTTCATCCACCAAGTAGCCGATTGACATGCTTTGCATACCATGGCCTAAAATAGGTAATAATTTACCCTCAGCGGTGGATTCTGGCTTTGCTTTGCTAACGCCTAGCATTCTAGGTTGAGAAGGGCCATAAATATCAGCATCTAAAATAGCAACTTTAGCGCCTTCTGCTTGTAAAGCTAATGCTAAATTAACCGCAGTGGTTGATTTACCAACGCCACCTTTACCTGAGGCAATAGCAATGATATTTTTAACTTCTGGTAGGACATCAACGCCTTTTTGAGTGGTATACTTAACAATCTTGGTTTTAATATCAACGCTAACATTGTTAATATTGGCTTTTGCTAATGCATCAGTAATAGCACTAGATAAAGTAGCGTGATAACTATTGGCAGGGTAATTAAATTCAATGTTAATTTGTACTTTGTCGCCATCAATGTTAATATCATTAATGATATTTGAAGAAACAATATCTTGTTTGGTATAAATATCAACAACCTTGGATAAAATATCTGCAATTTGCTTGTTCGTTAAATCTATCATCTTTTGATGTACCCAATTAAGTAAAATAGCGATATTTTATCGTATAACGATATAAGCCACCCTTAATATTAACAAGCCTATTATGACATCACGAAAAATTCTCGTTACCTCAGCACTGCCTTATGCCAATGGTGAAATTCATCTGGGGCATTTATTAGAATACATTCAAACTGATATTTGGGTACGTTTTCAAAAAATGATGGGCAATGAGTGTCATTATGTTTGTGCAGATGATGCGCACGGTACACCTATTATGCTTAAAGCTGATGAGCTTGGCATTACGCCTGAGGCGTTAATTAAAGGTGTGAGTAAGCGTCATCAGGCAGATTTTAAAGAATTCTCCATTGGTTTTAGCCAATATCACTCAACCCATAGTCAGGAAAATAAAGATATTTCTACCAATATTTATCATAAGTTAAACGCTGCTGGTTTTATTAAAACACGTACCATCTCTCAGGCATTTGACCCTGAGAAGCAAATGTTTTTACCCGATCGTTTCATTAAAGGTGATTGCCCTAAGTGTGGTGCTAATGACCAATATGGTGATAATTGTGAAGTTTGTGGCGCAACCTATTCGCCAACAGAGCTGAAAAATGCCAAATCTGCCATTTCAGGCGCAACCCCAATCACTAAAGACTCAGAGCACTATTTCTTTGACCTACCTCAATTTGAAGCGCAACTTAAAGCGTGGACCAAAGCAGGACATTTGCAAAATGAAGTGAGTAATAAATTATCTGAGTGGTTTGAGCAAGGTCTTCAACAATGGGATATTTCTCGTGATGCACCGTATTTTGGCTTCCAAATTCCTGGCGTAGAAGGTAAATACTTCTATGTTTGGCTAGATGCACCGATTGGTTATATGGCGAGTTTTAAAAAGCTTTGCAACGAGCAAGGGTTGGATTTTGATGAGTACTTTAACAAAGACTCAAATACCGAACTTTATCATTTTATCGGCAAAGACATTGTTTATTTTCATGCGCTTTTTTGGCCGGCTATGTTGATGGGTGCGAATTATCGCACACCAAGTGCGATTTTTGCGCATGGGTTTTTAACTGTGAACAGCCAAAAAATGAGTAAATCTCGCGGCACATTTATTCAGGCTAGAACTTATCTTAATCATCTTAATCCTGAATATTTGCGTTATTATTATGCCTATAAACTGTCTGCTAAAATTGACGACATCGACCTTAATTTAACTGACTTTAAACAACGTGTAAATTCAGATTTGGTGGGAAAAGTGGTTAATATTGCTTCACGTAGTGCAGGGTTTATTGTTAAGAAATTTAACAAAACTTTATCTGCCTACGCTATTGAACCTGAGCTTTATCAGGCGTTTGTTGTTTGTGGTGATGTCATTAAAAAACATTATGAGACACGTAATTATAATCAAGCCATGCGTGAGATTATGAAATTAGCTGATAAAGCCAATCAATATATCGATGGGCATAAGCCGTGGCAACTGGTAAAAGAAGATGCCAAGCAAGCACAAGTGCATGACGTGGCTTCACTTGCTATTAATTTATTTAGGGTACTGATGACCTACCTTAAACCAGTATTGCCCGTTATGGCAAAACAAACTGAGGTGTTTTTAAATATAGATACACTTAATTGGCAGGATTTAAAACACCCTTTAACCAAGCATCAAATTAATGCATTCAAGCCTCTGATGTCACGTATTGAAGATGAGAAAATTGAGCAAGTTATCGAAGCTTCAAAACAAAATATGCAAGTAACTATGCAGGACAAACCTAAGGATGATAATATGATTCAGATTGATGATTTTACTAAAATTGATTTACGGGTTGCTAAAATTATCAAAGCCAAAAATGTAGAAGGTGCTGATAAATTATTACAATTAACACTAGACGTCGGCGAACAACAAACACGCAATATATTTGCAGGTATTAAAGCGCATTATACAAATGAGGAATTAGAAGGGCGGTTCACCATTATGGTTGCAAACCTAGCGCCTAGGAAAATGCGCTTTGGTATTTCACAAGGTATGGTGCTTGTAGCAGGAGATGGCGAGTCGTTGCATATTTTGTCAGTTGATTCTAATGCCAAGCCAGGTATGAAAATCAGCTAACCTTGAAATATTAGCCATTATTGATTAAAATAATTTTTTTCGGAAGGATGTCAGAGCGGCCGAATGAGTACACTTGGAAAGTGTGTGTACCTTTGGGTACCGTGGGTTCGAATCCCACTCCTTCCACCATATTAATACCTTATGAAACCAAATTTTCAACCTAAAAATATTGTTAAAACCATTGAAAAATTAACCCAAGATGGGCTTAAAGTAGTAGAACAGGCAAGTCTTGGCACTAGTTGGGATAGTGTGGTTGCACCTATTGACCAAATGGAGTTTAAGCTGGGAAAGCATACCAGTGTTAATTCACATTTAAATGCAGTGATGTTTAGTGATGAATTTAATCAGCAATATGAACAAACGCTGCCAATCATTACTAATTTTTATTCTGATGTATCTACCAATAAAGCCTTATATCAAGCTTATAAAACGCTTGAAAAAACCACTCTTAACAAACAACAACAACACATCGTTAAAAATGCCATAGAAGGGTTTGAGCTTTCAGGTGTGGATTTGGAAGGCAAGACTGCAAATAGATTTAAAACCATTAAGGAAAAACTCAGTTTACTGAGCAATGAGTTTTCTAAAAACGCTTTAAAGTCCGCCAATGAGTGGAAAAAAATTGTAGATAAAGATGAGTTAAAAGGCTATAGTGATAATGAACTGGCAAAAATTAAAACTGATAAGGGTTATGAGTTAAGTTTGCAAATGCCTGTTTATATGGATGTTATGACTTATTTAGATAACCGAGATTTAAGAGAAGAGATGTATAAGGCTTATGTATCAAGAGCCTCAGAATTAGGCATCACTTCAACTAACTATAACAACAAGCCAATTATGGATGAGATTTTATCATTACGTGCTGAGATGGCTAGTATCTTAGGTTTTGAGCATTATGCGCAGTTGTCTATTGCATCTAAAATGGTTAGTACAGTTGATGAAGTGCTTCAGTTTTTGTCTAATTTAGTGGCGCAGTCAAAGCTTCAGGCGCAATTAGAGCTAGAAGAATTAGAAAAATTTTCAGGTATTGATTTAAAACCGTGGGATTTAGGGTTTTATAGTGAACAACTTAAAGAACAAAAATTTGGA
This Abyssogena phaseoliformis symbiont OG214 DNA region includes the following protein-coding sequences:
- the metG gene encoding methionine--tRNA ligase, which codes for MTSRKILVTSALPYANGEIHLGHLLEYIQTDIWVRFQKMMGNECHYVCADDAHGTPIMLKADELGITPEALIKGVSKRHQADFKEFSIGFSQYHSTHSQENKDISTNIYHKLNAAGFIKTRTISQAFDPEKQMFLPDRFIKGDCPKCGANDQYGDNCEVCGATYSPTELKNAKSAISGATPITKDSEHYFFDLPQFEAQLKAWTKAGHLQNEVSNKLSEWFEQGLQQWDISRDAPYFGFQIPGVEGKYFYVWLDAPIGYMASFKKLCNEQGLDFDEYFNKDSNTELYHFIGKDIVYFHALFWPAMLMGANYRTPSAIFAHGFLTVNSQKMSKSRGTFIQARTYLNHLNPEYLRYYYAYKLSAKIDDIDLNLTDFKQRVNSDLVGKVVNIASRSAGFIVKKFNKTLSAYAIEPELYQAFVVCGDVIKKHYETRNYNQAMREIMKLADKANQYIDGHKPWQLVKEDAKQAQVHDVASLAINLFRVLMTYLKPVLPVMAKQTEVFLNIDTLNWQDLKHPLTKHQINAFKPLMSRIEDEKIEQVIEASKQNMQVTMQDKPKDDNMIQIDDFTKIDLRVAKIIKAKNVEGADKLLQLTLDVGEQQTRNIFAGIKAHYTNEELEGRFTIMVANLAPRKMRFGISQGMVLVAGDGESLHILSVDSNAKPGMKIS
- the apbC gene encoding iron-sulfur cluster carrier protein ApbC; this encodes MIDLTNKQIADILSKVVDIYTKQDIVSSNIINDINIDGDKVQINIEFNYPANSYHATLSSAITDALAKANINNVSVDIKTKIVKYTTQKGVDVLPEVKNIIAIASGKGGVGKSTTAVNLALALQAEGAKVAILDADIYGPSQPRMLGVSKAKPESTAEGKLLPILGHGMQSMSIGYLVDEDNPMIWRGPMVTQALEQMLRDTLWRGIDYMIIDLPPGTGDTQLTLSQKIPVSGSVIVTTPQDIALIDAKKGLKMFEKVNIPILGIVENMSLHICSKCGHEEAIFGTGGGETMAADTGVEFLGALPLEMDIRTDGDEGTPTVAKNPEGRIAEIYKEIAKKVSAKLTQQSRATSAFPSITIE
- a CDS encoding Ig-like domain-containing protein; translation: MIATQFSMPGVKFVGVIPIDLNKKPARSDNEGKFGVLNVEVAKRTSAEVDSSTKIQTIVDGFASVTQSTLTANPSEADANGFTTSTITFQAKDAHGNDITTGGLIVTMSFGGARLNCVVSNSVVDTVTINFIGIPSAFCSAMTASPVSILAGGSSTITIQVKDSGGEKITTGGAKVTMTSGSDSSISTVVDNNNGTYAATLTEEFPPLPPGIGYGDPYHYVTGLY